The DNA sequence GATCGGCGCGGGCGGTGACCTCAACGCCTACGAGGCGTCCGGCGACCTCGACGTCACCGGCGTGCTGCTGGACCTGATGGCCCGCGAGGAGACCGTGGGGTCGCTGACCTTCGAGCACGAGCCCGGCGCGGAGCTCGAGACCGGCCTGCGAGCCCGGCCGATCTCGTCCGAGCAGAGCAACACCTCCCTGGTCTACGGCGGGCAGTACATCCTCAAGCTGTTCCGCAAGCTGACCCCGGGCAAGAACAAGGACCTGCTGCTGCACCGCGCGCTGCAGGCCGTCGGCAGCAAGCACATCGCGCCGGTGCTCGGGTCGATCACCGGCGACCTCGGCGGCGAGCGGACCACGGTCGGCATGCTGCAGCACTTCGTCCCGGACGCCGTCGACGGCTGGGCGATGGCCACCACCAGCGTCCGCGACCTGATGGCCGCGCCGGAGCTGCACGCCGAGGAGGTCGGCGGCGACTTCGCCGGCGAGGCCGAGCGGCTCGGGCGCGCGGTCGCCGAGGTGCACGCCGACCTGGCCGAGGCCCTCGGCACGGAGAGCGTCGACGCCGGCGAGCTGGAGCGCACCACGAAGGCGATGGCCACCCGGCTCGACACGATCGCCGGGCGGGTCCCGGAGCTGGCGGCGCACGCCCCGGCGCTGCGCGCGGCGTTCGAGAAGCTGGCGGCGCTGCCCGCCGGCTCGGTGACGATGCAGTACATCCACGGCGACCTGCACCTGGGCCAGGTGCTGCGGACCGTCGGCGGCTGGCTGCTGATCGACTTCGAGGGCGAGCCCGCGGCGCCGGTGGAGGAACGCCACGCGCTGCGGTCGCCGTTGCGCGACGTGGCGGGCATGCTGAGGTCGTTCGACTACGCGGCCCAGCAGCTGCTGGTCGGGCAGCCCGACGAGCCGGCGCTGGTCGAACGGGCCTTGGAGTGGTCCCAGCGCAACCGGGCGGCGTTCTGCGAAGGCTATGCCGCGGTCGCGGCGGACCCGCGCGAACAGGGCGAGCTGCTGCGCGCCTTCGAACTGGACAAGGCGGTCTACGAGGTGGGTTACGAGCACGCGAACCGGCCCGACTGGCTCGGCGTGCCGCTCGCTTCGATCGCCCGGATCACGAGTGGAGAGGGATGACACCGTGAACGCCGTTCCGGAAGGCCTCCCGGCCGCGGCCCCGCCGGCGGCCGACATCGACCGGCTGCTGGCCGGTTCCCACCACGACCCGCACGCCGTCCTCGGCGTGCACCCGGCGGGCAAGGGGTTCGTGGCGCGGACGCTGCTGCCCGGCGCCAAGGCCGTCACGCTGCACGCCGGCGAGCACCGGTACCCGATGGAGCCGGTGATCGACGCCCTTTTCGCCGTCGCCGTGCCGGAGCACCCCGGTGACTACCGGCTGGAAGTCGAGTACGACGGGCACACCGCGACCGCCGACGACCCGTACCGCTGGCTGCCCACGGTGGGGGAGCTCGACCTGCACCTGATCGGCGAAGGCCGGCACGAGCGGCTGTGGGAGGCGCTCGGCGCGCACGTGCGGTCCTACGAGACGCCGAACGGCGTCGTCGAGGGGACGTCGTTCGCGGTGTGGGCGCCCAACGCGCGCGGCATCCGCGTGATCGGCGACTTCAACGGCTGGGACGGGCGCGGGCACCCGATGCGCTCGCTCGGCTCGTCCGGGATCTGGGAGCTGTTCGTCCCCGGCGTCGGCGTGGGCACCTGCTACAAGTTCCGGATCCTCGGCGCCGACGGCACCTGGCACGAAAAGGCCGACCCGATGGCGTTCGCCACCGAGCAGCCGCCGGCGACGGCTTCGGTCGTCACCGCGTCCGGGTACCTGTGGGACGACGACGGGTGGGTCGCCCAGCGCGAGGCGACCGAGTGGGCCGCGGCGCCGATGAGCGTCTACGAGGTCCACCTCGGCTCGTGGCGGCCCGGGCTCGACTACCGCGAGCTGGCCGACCAGCTCGGCGACTACCTCGTCGAGACCGGCTTCACGCACGTGGAGCTGCTGCCGGTGTCGGAGCACCCGTTCGGCGGCTCCTGGGGCTACCAGGTGACGTCGTACTACGCGCCGACGTCGCGCTTCGGTTCGCCCGACGACTTCCGCTACTTCGTCGACCGCCTGCACCAGCGGGGGATCGGCGTGCTGGTGGACTGGGTGCCCGCGCACTTCCCGCGCGACAGCTGGGCGCTGGCGAAGTTCGACGGCACCGCGCTGTACGAGCACGCGGACCCGCGCCGCGGCGAGCAGCCCGACTGGGGCACGCTCGTGTTCGACTTCGGCCGCAACGAGGTCCGCAACTTCCTCGTCGCCAACGCGCTGTACTGGATCGAGGAGTTCCACCTCGACGGCCTGCGCGTCGACGCGGTGGCGTCGATGCTGTACCTCGACTACTCCCGCAAGGACGGGGAGTGGCTGCCGAACCAGTACGGCGGCCGCGAGAACCTGGACGCGGTGAAGTTCCTGCAGGAGCTGAACGCGACCGTCTACAAGCGACACCCGGGTATCGTGATGGTGGCCGAGGAGTCGACGGCGTGGCCGGGCGTCACGCGCCCGACCCACCTGGGCGGGCTCGGGTTCGGCTTCAAGTGGAACATGGGCTGGATGCACGACACGCTCCGGTACCTGTCGCACGAGCCGATCCACCGGGCGTACCACCACAACGAGATGACGTTCTCGCTCGTGTACGCGTGGAGCGAGAACTTCGTGCTGCCGCTGTCGCACGACGAAGTGGTGCACGGCAAGGGATCCCTGTGGGGCCGGATGCCGGGCGACGCGTGGAACAAGGCGGCCGGGCTGCGCTCGCTGCTGGCGTTCATGTGGGCGCACCCGGGCAAGCAGCTGCTGTTCATGGGCGGCGAGTTCGGCCAGGAAGGGGAGTGGTCGGAACAGCGCTCGCTCGACTGGCACCTCCTGGAGGAACCGCTGCACCGCGGCGTCCAGGACCTGCTGCGGTCGCTGAACTCGGTGTACCGCGCCACCCCGGCGCTGTTCAGCCAGGACACCTCGCCCGAGGGCTTCGCCTGGATCGACGCGAACGACTCGAGCGGCAACGTGCTGAGCTTCCTGCGCATCGGCACCGACGGCTCACGGCTGGCGTGCGTGGCGAACTTCGCGGGCGTCCCGCACCACGACTACCGGGTCGGCCTGCCGGCCGCCGGGCGGTGGCGGGAGGTCGTCAACACCGACGCCGAGGCCTACGGCGGTTCCGGGGTGGGGAACCTCGGCCTGGTGGAGGCGACGGAGGAGCCCTGGCACGGGCAGCCGGCTTCGGCGGTGCTCCAGCTCCCGCCGGCGGGTGTCCTGTGGCTGGTGGAAGAGACCGCTCCGGAGACCCCCGGACTCACGTGACGCCGTGGCCCGGCGGAGTCGCGGAAAAAGACTCCGCCGGGCCTGGGCCGCGGGCTTACCATCGGTGCATGGACGGCTCCGGCGTCGTCGCGAACCTGATCCTCTTCGCCGTGGTCTGCTTCGCCCCCACGGTGCTGTTCTGGTGCGCGCTGCGCGTCCCCCGGCTGGTCCACCGGATCCGCTCGAGGCGGAGCGCGCCGGCGCCGGCGGGGCCGCCGATCGAGCGCGTCGCCGCCGACCTGCGGCGCGTGCACCGGCTGCTCGTCGACTACCCCTCCGGCACCCCCGCCGCGCGGCGCTTCGGCACCCGGCAGGCGTACGACGAGCTGCTCACCCAGGCCTGCCGCCAGGTCGGCGTCCCGCACCGGCTCGCCGAGCTGCCCGAGGGGATGGACCGCGAGATCGAACGGCTGCGCGTCGAGCAGTCGCTGCGGGAGCGCGGGCTGGCCGTCCCTTGAGTTGTACGGCTCGTGTACGTGCCTCGGTCACGCTGCGGGCATGCGCTACCTGATCGGCTTAGTGACGCTGCTGCTGCTCGCCCTGGCGACGCCGGCCCAGGCCGCCGCGAACTTCCCGCGCCTGGCGACGGCCGACGACTTCCGGCTCACCGCCGGCGACACGTTCGCCACCTACGGCTCGCGGGTCAGCGCGCTCGACCGGCAGCTGCCGCCGCGCGGGCTCTCGGCGTTGCTGGGCGACACCAACCGCAAGGCCCGCCCGCTCTGCCACGGCACGTACCTCGCCGCCGCGCTGAAGCCCGCGGGGTTCTGCTGGGAGGACGCCAACGACGACAAGACCAACGACTGGATCCCGCAGGGCCTCACCGGCTCCGGCGACGCCGACCCGGCGACCGGGACCGTGGGCGGCAAGCGCGTCGTCGCGACCTCGTGGCACACCCCGGGTGACACCATGGTCCGGCTGTCCTTTGTGGACGCGACCGGCCTCGGCTACCGGCACGTCCTGCTCGTGGAACCCACCTCCGACAACGATTTCGCGGTGGTCGCGGGCCACGGGCACGGCCTGACGTGGTCCGGCAACCTGCTCTACGTCGCCACCACCGGCGGCCTGATCCGCGTCTTCGACACCACGCACTTCTGGAAGGTCGACGCGAGCGCGGGCACGGTCGGCCGCGGCGCCGACGGCAAGTACCACGCGGCGTTCTACGACTACGCGATGCCGCAGGTCGGTGCCTACTGGTACCCCGGCGGCGGCGCCTGCACGACGGCGGCGGGCGCGCGCCCGTGCCTCTCGACGCTTTCCTTCGACCACAGCGATTCCACGTTCGTGACGGCGGAGCACGCACCGGAGGCGGGCGGCCGGATCTTGAAGTGGCCGTTCGACCGCGCCACCGGCCGCCTGGTTTCGGCGGCCGACGGCCTGGTGCACGCCGCGGAAGGGTTTTCGTCGCCGGTGTGGGGCATGCAGGGAGCGGTGTCGCGCAACGGCTACTTCGTCCTGACCGGCGTGTGCCCGGAGTACGCGGGCGTGGCGGGCGACCACCCGTCCTGCCTGCACGGCGGCGTCGGCGGGGTGTCGACGTCGAGGCTGGCCGGGCAGGCACCGGTGAACAGCCAGAACCTGTCGTACTGGCCGGCGACGGGGGAGCTGTGGCTGCTCAACGAGCAGCTGCGCGAGCGCGTCACGGTGCACG is a window from the Amycolatopsis sp. cg9 genome containing:
- a CDS encoding phosphotransferase, with translation MSDPRALVDELAGDLERWLPEQRWFAGKDRPVTGVRPLGVTELVAGDPQLLHVVVEVIQDDRREPYQLLVGRRTHPPEIASTSWIGAGGDLNAYEASGDLDVTGVLLDLMAREETVGSLTFEHEPGAELETGLRARPISSEQSNTSLVYGGQYILKLFRKLTPGKNKDLLLHRALQAVGSKHIAPVLGSITGDLGGERTTVGMLQHFVPDAVDGWAMATTSVRDLMAAPELHAEEVGGDFAGEAERLGRAVAEVHADLAEALGTESVDAGELERTTKAMATRLDTIAGRVPELAAHAPALRAAFEKLAALPAGSVTMQYIHGDLHLGQVLRTVGGWLLIDFEGEPAAPVEERHALRSPLRDVAGMLRSFDYAAQQLLVGQPDEPALVERALEWSQRNRAAFCEGYAAVAADPREQGELLRAFELDKAVYEVGYEHANRPDWLGVPLASIARITSGEG
- the glgB gene encoding 1,4-alpha-glucan branching protein GlgB produces the protein MNAVPEGLPAAAPPAADIDRLLAGSHHDPHAVLGVHPAGKGFVARTLLPGAKAVTLHAGEHRYPMEPVIDALFAVAVPEHPGDYRLEVEYDGHTATADDPYRWLPTVGELDLHLIGEGRHERLWEALGAHVRSYETPNGVVEGTSFAVWAPNARGIRVIGDFNGWDGRGHPMRSLGSSGIWELFVPGVGVGTCYKFRILGADGTWHEKADPMAFATEQPPATASVVTASGYLWDDDGWVAQREATEWAAAPMSVYEVHLGSWRPGLDYRELADQLGDYLVETGFTHVELLPVSEHPFGGSWGYQVTSYYAPTSRFGSPDDFRYFVDRLHQRGIGVLVDWVPAHFPRDSWALAKFDGTALYEHADPRRGEQPDWGTLVFDFGRNEVRNFLVANALYWIEEFHLDGLRVDAVASMLYLDYSRKDGEWLPNQYGGRENLDAVKFLQELNATVYKRHPGIVMVAEESTAWPGVTRPTHLGGLGFGFKWNMGWMHDTLRYLSHEPIHRAYHHNEMTFSLVYAWSENFVLPLSHDEVVHGKGSLWGRMPGDAWNKAAGLRSLLAFMWAHPGKQLLFMGGEFGQEGEWSEQRSLDWHLLEEPLHRGVQDLLRSLNSVYRATPALFSQDTSPEGFAWIDANDSSGNVLSFLRIGTDGSRLACVANFAGVPHHDYRVGLPAAGRWREVVNTDAEAYGGSGVGNLGLVEATEEPWHGQPASAVLQLPPAGVLWLVEETAPETPGLT